In Paenibacillus sp. BIC5C1, a genomic segment contains:
- the cntE gene encoding staphylopine family metallophore export MFS transporter CntE, with protein MSGAMSWPFLRLYILVLLYFSANAILNVIIPLQGESLGASSTTIGLIMGAYMFTTMFFRPWAGRIIQKRGPIKVLRFILITNGFALILYTFTGLGGYLVARILQGVSTAFFSMALQIGIIDALPEKDRSQGISYYSLFSYIPGIVGPVLALGIWQTGGMDYFTVVLVGIAICTGVFGYTARMDKSNEQHRAENSSEQTVSMFQSFRQLVQNPFLFKCSVLMLSASVVFGAITTFIPLYTSQLPSGNAGVYLMLQAGTVVLARIWLRKKIPSDGRWHAPFIMGTMLLLALAALCVSWAITGGAVLLYVGAILMGIAQSILYPTLTTYLSFVLPQLNRNVLIGLFIATADLGVSLGGVLMGPLADLSSYSFMYMICAILGAVMIAFAYERRKPVTDMSVR; from the coding sequence ATGAGTGGAGCGATGTCATGGCCGTTTCTGCGTTTGTACATCCTGGTTCTTCTGTATTTTAGTGCAAATGCAATTCTTAATGTCATTATTCCTTTACAGGGTGAATCTTTGGGGGCGAGCAGTACAACCATTGGGCTGATTATGGGTGCCTATATGTTCACAACCATGTTTTTCAGGCCATGGGCCGGACGCATTATTCAAAAGCGCGGGCCGATTAAAGTCCTGCGTTTTATTCTGATTACCAATGGTTTTGCCTTGATTTTATACACGTTTACCGGTCTCGGGGGCTATCTGGTGGCTCGTATTTTACAGGGGGTATCGACGGCTTTCTTTTCCATGGCTCTGCAGATTGGCATTATTGATGCCTTGCCGGAGAAAGACCGTTCCCAGGGCATATCTTATTATTCGTTGTTTAGTTATATCCCCGGCATTGTGGGACCTGTCTTGGCGCTAGGGATCTGGCAGACAGGCGGCATGGATTATTTTACGGTTGTGCTCGTCGGTATTGCTATCTGTACAGGCGTCTTCGGGTATACCGCCAGGATGGACAAGAGCAATGAGCAGCATCGTGCTGAAAATTCATCAGAGCAGACTGTAAGCATGTTTCAATCCTTTCGTCAGTTGGTGCAAAATCCGTTTTTGTTTAAATGCAGTGTACTGATGCTAAGTGCTTCCGTTGTGTTTGGGGCCATCACGACCTTTATTCCCCTGTACACAAGTCAATTGCCAAGCGGCAATGCGGGTGTCTATCTGATGCTTCAGGCAGGAACCGTTGTGCTCGCCCGGATATGGTTACGCAAAAAAATCCCCTCCGATGGCAGGTGGCATGCACCTTTTATTATGGGAACGATGCTGCTATTGGCATTAGCCGCACTATGTGTAAGCTGGGCAATCACAGGAGGTGCTGTCCTTCTGTATGTGGGGGCCATCTTGATGGGTATCGCTCAATCCATTCTCTATCCGACGTTAACCACCTATTTATCTTTTGTGCTGCCGCAGTTGAATCGAAATGTGTTAATCGGTTTATTTATTGCAACTGCAGATCTGGGTGTATCTCTGGGCGGTGTGTTGATGGGACCGCTCGCTGATCTATCCTCCTATTCGTTTATGTATATGATTTGTGCTATCCTGGGGGCGGTCATGATTGCTTTTGCCTATGAACGAAGGAAACCAGTCACAGATATGTCTGTGCGTTAA
- a CDS encoding DUF3024 domain-containing protein → MLDSFTIRRIQSVMNGYIHEKVPAPLRTMVKLTYEMNDNELILTEERPAEERYQWDKLHIARFYWEENQWKVYAKDEHSSWNVVDIIEPCPDFEALLEQVERDEAGLFWR, encoded by the coding sequence ATGCTGGACTCGTTTACCATTCGGAGAATTCAATCGGTGATGAACGGTTATATCCATGAGAAGGTCCCGGCACCACTGCGCACCATGGTGAAATTAACGTATGAGATGAATGACAATGAACTGATTTTGACCGAGGAAAGGCCCGCTGAAGAACGATATCAGTGGGACAAACTGCATATTGCCCGATTTTACTGGGAAGAGAATCAGTGGAAGGTATATGCCAAAGACGAACACAGCAGCTGGAATGTGGTAGACATTATTGAGCCTTGTCCTGATTTTGAAGCTTTGCTGGAGCAGGTTGAGCGGGACGAAGCGGGTCTGTTCTGGCGCTGA
- the rpsN gene encoding 30S ribosomal protein S14, translating to MAKKSKVVREKQRQAIVAKYAELRRELKEKGDYEALQKLPRNASPTRLKNRCELTGRPRGYLRKFKVSRIVFRELAHQGQIPGVTKSSW from the coding sequence ATGGCCAAAAAATCAAAAGTGGTACGTGAAAAACAACGTCAGGCAATTGTAGCCAAATATGCGGAGCTGCGCCGGGAACTGAAAGAAAAAGGCGATTATGAAGCGTTGCAGAAACTGCCGCGCAATGCTTCACCGACCCGATTGAAAAATCGCTGTGAACTGACAGGCCGCCCGAGAGGATATTTGCGCAAGTTCAAGGTATCACGGATTGTGTTCCGTGAGCTGGCTCATCAAGGGCAAATTCCGGGCGTCACAAAGTCAAGCTGGTAA
- the cntE gene encoding staphylopine family metallophore export MFS transporter CntE, with translation MRSSVTANGKLNPVSFSFIRFYLLAFLFFAANSALTIILPLRSEAAGLNQAEIGLMMGAYMFTCMLLRPFAAQLLGRYGPLLVMKWLLILHAATLMLFVVLGVETYLWLRALQGVATAFFSMTMQAGIVEKLEDKDRAQGLSMYTLFTMVPSLVIPILAIQIWEIASDIWFTLLMIGLAAFPLLIGYSVDLPRSTVQNKSYALGDMVRSFGGNWRSTPLLISSLVMLFASCVFGATATFLPLYMVSTGKASAGVFLTIQGLVVILCRFILRKKIPSDGSWNTWLMAGLLLCAALGTQLLALSETIGPLVYLSAVFSGFAVALLYPTLTTYLSFVLPADSRYVLMGIFMSSYDLGFSLGGLAMGLIVQISSYSTMFTICTLLSVAAMILVVAFRQRMEAGNRAKSVVTA, from the coding sequence TTGAGGTCTTCTGTAACGGCGAACGGCAAATTAAACCCGGTATCCTTTTCATTTATCCGGTTTTATCTGTTGGCCTTTTTATTTTTTGCCGCGAATTCGGCGTTGACGATTATACTGCCTTTGCGGAGTGAAGCAGCAGGATTGAATCAGGCCGAGATTGGTCTGATGATGGGGGCGTACATGTTTACGTGTATGCTTTTAAGGCCTTTTGCAGCGCAGCTTCTGGGGCGTTACGGTCCGCTTCTTGTCATGAAGTGGCTGTTGATTTTGCATGCCGCAACATTGATGTTGTTTGTTGTGTTGGGTGTGGAAACGTATTTGTGGCTGCGGGCTTTGCAAGGTGTAGCCACGGCGTTCTTTTCCATGACGATGCAGGCTGGCATTGTGGAAAAGCTGGAGGACAAGGACCGGGCTCAGGGATTGTCCATGTATACCCTTTTTACGATGGTCCCCTCTCTGGTCATTCCTATACTCGCCATCCAGATCTGGGAAATTGCCAGCGATATCTGGTTTACTTTGCTAATGATCGGTTTGGCGGCTTTTCCGCTCCTGATCGGCTATAGCGTGGACTTGCCCCGAAGCACAGTACAGAATAAATCGTATGCGCTCGGCGATATGGTGCGGTCATTCGGCGGCAACTGGCGCAGCACACCACTGTTGATCAGCAGTTTAGTTATGCTGTTTGCTTCATGTGTATTTGGGGCCACGGCGACCTTTCTTCCGTTGTATATGGTATCGACTGGGAAGGCGAGTGCGGGTGTATTTTTAACTATCCAGGGACTGGTCGTCATCTTGTGCAGATTCATTCTGCGTAAAAAAATCCCTTCCGACGGCAGCTGGAATACGTGGCTGATGGCCGGGCTGCTGTTATGTGCGGCACTGGGAACCCAACTGCTCGCTCTGTCGGAGACGATCGGTCCGTTAGTATACCTGTCTGCGGTGTTCAGTGGGTTCGCCGTGGCATTGTTGTACCCGACATTAACCACTTATTTATCATTTGTGTTGCCTGCCGATTCTCGATATGTACTGATGGGTATTTTCATGTCCTCGTATGATCTGGGCTTCTCTCTGGGTGGACTTGCGATGGGACTAATTGTACAAATAAGCTCGTATTCCACCATGTTTACAATCTGCACGCTGCTATCTGTTGCAGCCATGATTCTTGTTGTGGCTTTCAGGCAACGAATGGAAGCCGGCAATAGGGCTAAATCTGTGGTGACGGCGTGA
- the cntC gene encoding staphylopine uptake ABC transporter permease subunit CntC, whose amino-acid sequence MRLLRNLSRDKLAMTSLAVIVIIVAMGIFAPLCAPHDPEEVNMKLRYATSSWNYWLGNDHLGRCVLSRLIYGIRPSVLWVLVALLISVLVGAVVGFIAGYFKGKTDAWIMRLCDVMLSFPGYVMTLAVVGILGAGLEHILIAFVVMKWAWFARVIRTSVMQFSEMEYVKFAKASGIGSFRIITRHIVPVTFADIAVIASGSMCSMMLQISGLSFLGLGIQAPHAEWGMMLNETREVMFSRPELMLAPGLAIVLVVSAFNFLSDALQVALDPKLMTSQGRLYKKEVGKAVYEYSRS is encoded by the coding sequence ATGCGATTATTAAGAAATTTGAGTAGAGACAAACTTGCGATGACATCGCTGGCTGTCATTGTGATCATTGTTGCTATGGGCATATTTGCCCCGTTGTGTGCACCCCATGACCCGGAGGAAGTGAATATGAAACTTCGATATGCTACTTCCTCCTGGAATTATTGGTTAGGAAATGATCATTTGGGCAGATGTGTGTTATCCAGACTCATTTATGGAATTCGTCCCAGCGTGCTATGGGTTTTGGTTGCCTTACTGATATCTGTTCTGGTCGGAGCTGTCGTCGGATTTATCGCAGGGTACTTTAAGGGGAAGACAGATGCCTGGATCATGAGACTTTGTGATGTGATGCTTTCTTTCCCGGGATACGTCATGACCCTGGCGGTGGTCGGCATTTTGGGTGCGGGACTTGAACATATTCTGATTGCGTTTGTGGTCATGAAATGGGCTTGGTTTGCCCGCGTCATTCGAACATCCGTAATGCAGTTCTCCGAGATGGAGTATGTGAAATTTGCCAAAGCCTCTGGCATCGGCAGCTTTAGAATTATAACCAGGCATATTGTTCCGGTTACATTTGCCGATATTGCGGTGATTGCCAGTGGTTCCATGTGTTCGATGATGCTGCAGATCTCGGGACTTTCTTTTCTGGGTTTGGGAATCCAGGCCCCTCATGCCGAATGGGGGATGATGTTGAATGAGACAAGGGAAGTCATGTTCTCGAGGCCGGAGTTAATGCTGGCACCTGGACTAGCCATTGTGCTTGTCGTATCGGCCTTTAACTTTTTATCGGATGCGCTTCAGGTTGCTTTGGACCCCAAATTAATGACTTCCCAAGGCAGGCTTTATAAAAAAGAGGTGGGAAAAGCCGTTTATGAATATAGTAGAAGTTGA
- the folE2 gene encoding GTP cyclohydrolase FolE2 — protein sequence MQKVQQNNSISRVANDSFIMPDKAERLRLFGSVDPIQGDKPVQKEEMQDLQNSKNDFLFELQQVGIDQVKYPLGVISAKDPVRLSSIGTFRLTTSLDRESKGINMSRLMEQLQHSRSEGLSDRIPDLIALTQQMAEQMNQPKAELKVTYPWFYDRTAPVTGLSGLNHSLATVHVIWEAGKSPVLRTGLHIQVTTLCPCSKEISEYSAHNQRGLLRIQVQANPGEALPGYWKEELLNVAESNASSCLYPILKRPDEKQVTERAYENPRFVEDIVRLVAADLYEKHWVNKFKVDCKNEESIHQHDAVARIVYDKSK from the coding sequence ATGCAAAAGGTACAACAGAATAACAGCATTAGCCGAGTAGCGAACGATTCTTTTATCATGCCGGATAAAGCCGAGCGCTTGCGGTTATTCGGCTCCGTTGATCCGATACAGGGCGATAAACCTGTGCAAAAAGAAGAGATGCAGGATTTGCAGAATAGCAAAAATGATTTCCTGTTTGAGTTGCAACAAGTGGGTATTGATCAGGTGAAGTATCCCCTGGGTGTCATTTCGGCCAAAGATCCCGTTCGCTTGTCCAGCATCGGAACGTTCCGGCTGACGACTTCGCTGGATCGCGAATCGAAAGGCATTAACATGAGCCGCTTGATGGAGCAGCTTCAACACAGTCGCAGTGAAGGGCTGAGTGACCGGATTCCCGATCTGATTGCGTTGACGCAGCAGATGGCCGAACAGATGAATCAGCCGAAGGCAGAGCTGAAAGTGACCTATCCCTGGTTCTACGACCGAACCGCACCCGTAACCGGTTTGTCTGGACTCAATCATTCTTTGGCTACGGTTCATGTGATCTGGGAAGCTGGAAAATCCCCTGTTCTGAGAACAGGTTTACATATACAGGTCACGACGTTATGCCCATGCTCGAAGGAGATCAGCGAATATAGCGCGCACAACCAGCGGGGGTTATTGCGTATCCAGGTACAAGCCAACCCGGGAGAAGCACTGCCGGGCTATTGGAAGGAAGAGCTGCTGAATGTGGCCGAATCCAATGCAAGCAGCTGTCTTTATCCCATACTCAAAAGGCCTGATGAGAAACAGGTCACGGAACGTGCATATGAGAACCCGCGATTTGTGGAAGATATCGTCAGGCTGGTAGCGGCAGATCTGTATGAGAAGCACTGGGTGAATAAATTTAAGGTCGACTGCAAAAATGAAGAGTCCATTCATCAGCATGATGCCGTAGCTCGTATCGTATATGACAAGTCGAAATAA
- the cntD gene encoding staphylopine uptake ABC transporter ATP-binding protein CntD produces MNIVEVENLRIWDANTDKVIIHNSSFQVKQGSCLAIVGESGSGKSVTCRSIMRLNKPWIRQSGTILFKGEDMSQLSEQEMRRRRGKNLCMILQNGMSAFDPSCVIGVHMRETLQTHFDWNNKESERKIISAMESVMLKNPQEILNQYPHQLSGGMLQRIMIALALVLEPDLIIADEPTTALDTISQYEVVEQLIQLRERMGCSMLFISHDLGVVQKIADEVMVMKDGAIVESGPIRSVFKKPKHAYTQYLISTRLELSNHFRKLMQGGDTNAQGGWDRKVL; encoded by the coding sequence ATGAATATAGTAGAAGTTGAAAATTTGAGGATTTGGGATGCCAATACGGACAAGGTCATTATTCATAACAGTTCATTTCAGGTCAAACAAGGAAGCTGTCTGGCCATTGTCGGAGAAAGCGGAAGTGGCAAGTCCGTCACATGCAGGTCCATTATGCGTTTGAATAAACCCTGGATTCGCCAATCCGGAACGATTCTCTTCAAAGGCGAGGACATGAGCCAGCTTTCTGAACAAGAGATGAGACGAAGAAGAGGCAAAAACCTGTGCATGATTTTGCAAAATGGCATGAGTGCATTTGATCCTTCTTGTGTAATCGGTGTCCATATGCGGGAGACGCTACAGACGCATTTCGACTGGAATAACAAAGAGAGCGAACGGAAGATCATAAGCGCCATGGAAAGTGTCATGTTAAAGAATCCGCAGGAAATTCTGAATCAATATCCACATCAGCTATCCGGTGGCATGTTGCAGCGAATCATGATTGCATTGGCACTCGTGTTGGAGCCGGATTTGATCATTGCGGATGAACCCACAACAGCGCTGGATACGATCTCTCAATATGAGGTGGTTGAACAATTGATTCAATTACGCGAACGGATGGGGTGTTCCATGCTTTTTATATCCCATGACCTCGGTGTGGTCCAGAAGATTGCAGATGAAGTGATGGTCATGAAAGACGGTGCCATTGTCGAAAGTGGGCCTATTCGTTCTGTTTTTAAGAAGCCGAAGCATGCCTATACTCAATATTTGATTTCCACCCGGTTGGAGCTGAGCAATCATTTCAGGAAATTAATGCAGGGAGGGGATACAAATGCTCAAGGTGGATGGGATAGAAAAGTCCTATAA
- a CDS encoding ABC transporter ATP-binding protein — protein sequence MLKVDGIEKSYKQGGLFSKQRQQVLKRVAFECQHGECLGIIGESGSGKSTLGRLILGIEKPDRGRILFEGKNVNDRRVRRGSISAVFQNYTSSINPFLTVEEAIMEPLKAHKKVEADMQIKVDTLLHQVGLDSSYRLKYPHELSGGEAQRVCIARAISTEPQCIVFDEAISSLDVSVQIQVLQLLKELKQFYQMSYVFITHDIQAAAYICDRVIIFRDGQIEEMVPIEQLKDVQSDYARRLLTCLITFQGEDQG from the coding sequence ATGCTCAAGGTGGATGGGATAGAAAAGTCCTATAAACAAGGCGGATTGTTCTCCAAACAAAGGCAGCAGGTGTTGAAAAGAGTTGCATTTGAATGTCAGCATGGCGAATGTCTCGGGATCATCGGTGAAAGTGGAAGTGGCAAGTCGACATTGGGACGTCTCATCCTGGGCATTGAAAAACCTGATCGCGGGCGTATTTTATTCGAGGGAAAAAATGTGAATGATCGCCGCGTGAGAAGGGGCAGCATCAGTGCAGTATTTCAAAATTACACGTCCTCCATTAATCCATTTCTCACGGTGGAGGAAGCCATTATGGAGCCTTTGAAGGCTCATAAAAAAGTGGAAGCCGATATGCAAATCAAGGTGGATACGTTGTTGCATCAAGTGGGATTAGATTCGTCCTACAGGCTCAAATATCCGCATGAACTATCCGGTGGAGAGGCTCAGAGAGTATGTATTGCGAGAGCCATATCTACTGAACCCCAATGCATTGTATTCGATGAAGCTATCAGTTCTCTGGACGTGTCTGTGCAGATTCAGGTGCTGCAGTTGTTAAAAGAATTAAAGCAATTCTATCAGATGAGCTATGTGTTCATTACGCATGATATTCAGGCGGCAGCCTATATTTGTGACAGAGTTATTATTTTCAGGGACGGTCAGATTGAGGAAATGGTGCCTATTGAGCAGCTGAAGGATGTTCAGTCCGATTATGCCAGGAGATTATTAACCTGTTTAATTACGTTTCAGGGGGAGGATCAGGGATGA
- a CDS encoding NAD(P)/FAD-dependent oxidoreductase: MHDLFDYDCVIVGGGPAGIGMASVLQDLGMPRFTVLERSEVGATFLAWPEEMRLITPSFTSNAYGMMDLNAVALNTSPAYTLGTEHPTGLEYAKYLQVVSQFKKLPVQTGVDVSEVIPEENGFQVVTSIGQVRARYVIWAAGEFQYPRLDLFPGAEYGVHSSLFSSWTVVQGDECVIVGGYESGVDAAIHLSKLGKNVTVIDRNGRGLAKGSSDPSVELSPYTKDRLRAAMMDKRINMMQGYEVKWIEPDEPGGYVLYCENDSGESHLLKTGQAPILATGFRSSLHLIENLVERNKEGQLQLGAADESTIAPGLFITGPQVMHGQLQFCFIYKFRQRFAVVAQAMGERLGLDLAPLETYRKEGMFLDDLSCCGEDCTC, from the coding sequence ATGCATGATTTATTTGATTATGATTGTGTAATTGTGGGAGGGGGGCCAGCCGGAATCGGCATGGCCTCTGTCCTGCAGGATCTGGGAATGCCTCGTTTTACCGTGCTGGAACGCAGTGAGGTGGGGGCAACTTTTCTGGCGTGGCCGGAGGAAATGCGTCTGATCACCCCTTCGTTCACAAGCAATGCCTATGGCATGATGGATCTGAATGCAGTGGCTTTGAATACGTCTCCGGCGTACACACTGGGAACAGAACATCCGACAGGGTTGGAGTATGCGAAGTATTTGCAGGTGGTGAGCCAGTTTAAGAAATTGCCTGTGCAAACGGGAGTAGACGTTTCGGAGGTTATCCCGGAGGAAAATGGTTTCCAGGTCGTGACATCCATTGGACAAGTGCGCGCACGCTATGTCATCTGGGCAGCAGGAGAGTTTCAATATCCGAGACTGGACCTGTTTCCTGGGGCTGAGTATGGTGTGCACAGCAGTTTATTCTCCAGCTGGACGGTGGTCCAGGGAGATGAATGTGTCATCGTTGGTGGCTATGAGAGCGGTGTGGATGCAGCCATTCACTTGAGTAAACTGGGGAAAAACGTAACGGTAATCGACCGGAATGGACGAGGACTCGCCAAAGGCAGCAGTGATCCAAGTGTGGAACTAAGCCCCTATACGAAGGATCGCCTGCGCGCGGCGATGATGGATAAGCGAATAAACATGATGCAAGGTTATGAAGTCAAGTGGATTGAACCGGATGAACCGGGCGGTTATGTTCTCTATTGCGAGAACGATTCCGGAGAGTCCCACTTGCTTAAGACTGGTCAGGCTCCTATTCTGGCGACCGGGTTCCGCAGCAGTCTGCACCTGATTGAGAATCTCGTTGAGCGCAACAAGGAAGGTCAGCTGCAATTGGGAGCGGCGGATGAATCGACGATTGCCCCCGGACTGTTTATTACTGGACCACAGGTCATGCATGGTCAACTCCAATTTTGCTTCATTTATAAATTCAGACAGCGCTTTGCGGTTGTGGCCCAGGCCATGGGTGAGAGACTTGGGTTGGATCTGGCTCCCCTGGAAACCTATCGCAAAGAAGGCATGTTTCTTGATGATCTGTCCTGCTGCGGTGAAGACTGCACATGCTGA
- a CDS encoding nucleoside recognition domain-containing protein yields the protein MLNSVVEQPEKLRKVVLVGFESAGKSALFRGLTGRDTGEESNVRGSTVTVRRSELLAHQLELLDTPGIRIKDDSVTTMLTLKQLAAGDTVILVIRGTDVVQELPLLLGMLDVTGKNAVLVLTFADKCGPGLSAQADYYRKGLGISVLALNTREMDGNAQDLICRAVIAARPIKRHPEFESPPESPVIEPQTTMFEHTVWGRFVALAALAFLFAAPVYVAYLFSGWIQLLADVWILEPLHRMTAGFWKPLQAIMLGDYGIISLGLYSFIWAFPVVFLIGISVAVTEESGLKDRITDSLDGWMRKIGLNGKDLIPVLSGFGCNVVAVFQSRTCSSCTRKSCVSMISFGSACSYQIGASLSIFSSGGKPWLFFPYMLVLVLAGAIHTRLWNRNRLDDTLPLHAKRTFLQKPSWRSVSWRVRSVMKQFLVQAMPIFIGICVVATLLEQTEVLSVLTGALTPTLAIFHLPGDAAGGILFSILRKDGLLVLNQDQGSFVDDLSGGQLFILVYLASTLTACLVTMWTIRKELGAVFAMQLAGKQLVTSLGSAFVLAWLWNWIA from the coding sequence ATGCTGAATTCGGTTGTGGAACAACCCGAAAAACTTCGTAAAGTGGTGCTGGTTGGCTTCGAATCCGCTGGCAAATCGGCTCTGTTTCGAGGACTTACGGGCAGAGATACAGGGGAGGAATCCAATGTTCGGGGCTCCACGGTGACCGTCCGCAGGTCGGAGTTGCTTGCGCATCAGCTTGAACTGCTCGATACACCTGGAATCCGGATCAAGGATGACAGTGTCACGACCATGCTGACGTTAAAACAGCTCGCAGCCGGCGATACAGTGATCCTGGTCATCCGCGGAACAGATGTGGTACAGGAACTGCCTTTACTGCTGGGCATGCTGGATGTCACAGGCAAAAATGCTGTACTGGTGCTTACGTTTGCCGACAAATGCGGTCCCGGATTATCGGCTCAGGCTGACTATTACCGTAAAGGTCTGGGTATTTCCGTTCTGGCGCTCAATACAAGGGAAATGGACGGAAACGCACAGGACCTGATATGCCGGGCGGTTATTGCCGCCAGACCCATCAAGAGGCATCCGGAGTTCGAATCACCACCTGAATCCCCTGTAATCGAACCGCAGACAACGATGTTTGAGCATACGGTATGGGGGCGTTTTGTGGCTTTGGCTGCACTGGCATTTTTATTTGCAGCTCCAGTGTATGTGGCTTATCTGTTCTCCGGCTGGATACAACTGCTCGCAGATGTCTGGATACTTGAACCACTCCATCGTATGACTGCGGGATTTTGGAAACCGCTGCAAGCTATAATGCTCGGAGATTACGGCATAATCAGTCTGGGATTGTATTCGTTTATCTGGGCATTTCCGGTCGTATTTCTGATTGGGATCAGTGTGGCGGTGACGGAGGAGAGCGGACTGAAAGACCGGATTACCGACTCGCTGGATGGGTGGATGCGCAAAATAGGCTTGAACGGCAAGGATCTGATTCCGGTTCTCAGCGGTTTTGGCTGCAATGTCGTGGCTGTGTTCCAGAGTCGTACGTGCAGCTCCTGTACACGAAAGTCCTGTGTCTCCATGATTTCCTTTGGTTCTGCGTGCAGCTACCAGATTGGGGCTTCTCTATCCATATTCAGTTCCGGAGGAAAGCCGTGGCTGTTCTTTCCTTATATGCTTGTACTGGTACTTGCGGGCGCAATTCATACACGTCTGTGGAATCGAAATCGGCTGGATGACACACTCCCGTTACATGCCAAACGTACCTTTTTGCAAAAGCCATCATGGCGCTCTGTAAGCTGGCGCGTTCGGTCTGTCATGAAACAGTTTCTCGTGCAGGCGATGCCTATTTTCATCGGTATTTGTGTGGTGGCTACGCTGCTGGAACAGACGGAGGTGCTGTCTGTTCTGACTGGGGCGTTGACGCCGACACTTGCGATCTTTCATCTGCCGGGCGATGCCGCGGGCGGCATTTTGTTTTCCATTTTGCGAAAAGACGGGTTGTTGGTGCTGAATCAGGATCAGGGTTCCTTCGTTGACGACTTGAGCGGCGGGCAGCTGTTTATTCTTGTGTATCTGGCTTCCACGTTAACGGCATGTCTGGTGACGATGTGGACCATTCGCAAGGAGTTGGGAGCAGTCTTTGCCATGCAACTGGCAGGCAAACAGCTCGTAACGTCACTGGGCAGTGCATTTGTACTGGCATGGCTGTGGAACTGGATTGCATAA
- a CDS encoding GTP-binding protein produces the protein MTQKQVPVTVLSGYLGSGKTTVLNHVLHNRQGLKVAVIVNDMSEVNIDAALVKGEATLSRTEEKLVELSNGCICCTLRDDLMQEIEKLVNEGRFDYILIESTGISEPVPVAQTFTYADEESGIDLTDLAKLDCLVTVVDAHRFWHDFASGQSLLDRNQATGEEDTRDVVDLLIDQIETCDVLLLNKCDLVDDVELNKLEGVIRKLQPNAKIIRTMNGQVNPSEILNTGLFDFEKASMSAGWIQELEKESHTPETEEYGIGSFVYRRRKPFHPSRLAEFMSYWPEEVVRAKGLVWLAAEGDVAASLSQAGSSIQFGPAGHWVAALPEADKEEILRTEPDVLEKWDAQWGDRQTELVMIGIEMERAIIEDELDQCLLSDEEMQADWGQFDNPLPWPVEVV, from the coding sequence ATGACACAAAAGCAGGTTCCGGTAACTGTTCTTAGCGGTTACCTCGGTTCAGGTAAAACAACCGTTCTTAATCACGTACTGCACAATCGACAAGGGCTCAAGGTCGCGGTCATCGTTAATGACATGAGTGAGGTGAATATCGATGCCGCTCTGGTGAAGGGTGAGGCGACATTGTCGCGTACCGAAGAAAAGCTGGTGGAGCTGTCCAATGGCTGCATCTGCTGCACCTTGCGGGATGATCTGATGCAGGAGATTGAGAAGCTGGTGAACGAAGGCAGGTTTGATTATATCCTGATTGAATCCACAGGCATCAGTGAACCTGTGCCGGTAGCGCAGACCTTTACATATGCCGACGAAGAATCGGGTATTGATCTGACCGATCTGGCGAAGCTGGATTGTTTGGTAACCGTCGTGGATGCCCATCGATTCTGGCATGATTTTGCTTCAGGTCAGAGCCTGCTGGATCGGAACCAGGCCACAGGTGAGGAAGATACCCGCGATGTTGTGGATTTGCTGATTGATCAAATCGAGACCTGTGATGTCCTTCTGCTGAACAAATGTGATCTGGTCGATGACGTGGAGCTGAACAAACTTGAAGGTGTCATCCGCAAACTTCAGCCCAACGCCAAAATCATTCGGACCATGAACGGACAGGTCAACCCATCTGAAATTCTGAATACAGGGCTCTTCGACTTCGAGAAAGCAAGCATGTCTGCCGGATGGATTCAGGAGCTGGAGAAGGAATCACATACTCCGGAGACCGAGGAATATGGTATTGGCTCCTTCGTGTATCGTCGTCGGAAGCCATTCCATCCTTCTCGTCTGGCTGAATTCATGAGCTACTGGCCGGAAGAAGTAGTGCGTGCAAAAGGGCTGGTCTGGCTCGCGGCCGAAGGGGATGTGGCTGCAAGTCTGAGTCAGGCGGGATCGTCGATTCAGTTTGGCCCTGCCGGACATTGGGTTGCGGCATTGCCGGAAGCGGACAAGGAAGAAATTTTGCGTACGGAACCAGATGTACTGGAAAAGTGGGATGCACAGTGGGGAGACCGTCAGACCGAGCTGGTCATGATCGGGATTGAAATGGAGCGCGCGATCATTGAAGACGAACTTGACCAATGTCTGCTTAGTGATGAAGAAATGCAGGCCGACTGGGGGCAGTTCGACAATCCTCTGCCTTGGCCAGTTGAAGTCGTATAA